Proteins co-encoded in one Arachis stenosperma cultivar V10309 chromosome 7, arast.V10309.gnm1.PFL2, whole genome shotgun sequence genomic window:
- the LOC130941335 gene encoding F-box/FBD/LRR-repeat protein At3g14710-like isoform X2, with the protein MDSGSSTHENDPVKRQKENNEGEDRISKLPDCIISRTTKEAVRTSVLSKEWINNWRSITSLHLDDIDMVYGRTKHIEHECFERFMYRSLLLTNSRLDNFSLSIHDHHDMFNLNEWIYGALRKFPKKLCIKSQRKLSFAFSTAHSLFTSQSLQELEIYMSYCYANITVPRSRVHLGQLKFLTLHEVKFSCSDKDPELSLPLLQKIKTVNCIWLGVRCVTFNVPLLETIDITQHTNSSWLEGNCKIKFRALHLKEFCLCDYGYLSSYLTMIDPSSAQNASATLILPPYERGVSSTVEHGALELLKQFSQVRYLKFGGPDVLAQEVILLPEFGMLRHLELDSVTGEFLLALLLKTPILNTLVVERLKSEYYKALLKSAVVPDCLRHTLQVVNFRDVCGDKHELHFAKFFMEKGSVLKRMSFSLSHLFVKSEAIEELEQKLSGLKKCLTSTIVEVLKEDYYNSW; encoded by the exons ATGGATAGTGGCTCTAGCACGCATGAGAATGACCCTGTAAAGAGGCAAAAAGAGAACAATGAAGGAGAAGACAGAATTAGCAAGCTACCTGACTGTATTATAAGTAGGACAACCAAAGAGGCAGTTCGAACAAGTGTGCTGTCAAAGGAATGGATAAACAATTGGAGATCAATCACTAGTTTGCATTTAGATGACATTGACATGGTTTATGGCAGAACCAAGCATATTGAACATGAATGCTTTGAAAGATTTATGTATAGATCACTTCTGCTTACCAACTCAAGATTGGACAACTTCTCCCTCTCTATCCATGACCACCATGATATGTTTAACCTTAATGAATGGATTTATGGCGCGTTGCGTAAGTTTCCGAAAAAGCTCTGTATTAAGTCACAGAGGAAACTCTCCTTTGCGTTTTCCACCGCTCATTCCCTCTTCACTTCTCAGAGTTTACAAGAATTAGAGATATATATGAGTTATTGTTATGCTAATATCACAGTTCCCAGAAGCCGTGTTCATTTGGGACAGCTCAAATTTCTGACTTTGCATGAAGTTAAATTTAGTTGCTCTGATAAGGATCCAGAGCTTAGCCTTCCGTTGCTTCAAAAGATCAAGACAGTAAACTGCATTTGGTTAGGTGTGAGGTGTGTCACTTTCAATGTTCCTCTGCTTGAAACTATTGACATAACACAACACACTAACAGTTCTTGGCTAGAAGGGAATTGTAAGATCAAGTTTCGTGCGTTGCACTTGAAAGAATTTTGTTTATGCGACTATGGTTACCTTTCAAGCTACCTTACCATGATAGATCCATCATCTGCTCAGAATGCTTCTGCTACTCTAATTTTGCCTCCATATGAGAGAGGAGTTTCTTCGACAGTGGAACACGGTGCTCTTGAGCTTCTCAAGCAATTTAGTCAAGTTAGATACCTCAAATTTGGTGGTCCCGAT GTTTTGGCACAAGAAGTGATTCTTCTACCTGAATTTGGAATGCTACGCCATCTTGAACTTGATTCAGTTACTGGTGAATTTTTGTTAGCTTTACTTTTAAAGACTCCAATTCTCAACACACTAGTTGTCGAG AGACTAAAATCTGAATATTACAAAGCACTTTTGAAATCTGCTGTTGTGCCTGATTGTTTGAGACATACTCTCCAAGTGGTGAATTTCAGAGATGTTTGTGGAGATAAGCATGAGTTGCATTTTGCTAAATTTTTTATGGAAAAGGGTTCAGTGCTGAAGAGGATGAGTTTCTCCCTTTCTCATTTGTTTGTCAAGTCAGAGGCCATTGAAGAACTTGAACAGAAACTGTCTGGACTCAAGAAATGTTTGACTTCTACTATTGTTGAGGTTTTGAAGGAAGATTATTACAACTCCTGGTGA
- the LOC130941335 gene encoding F-box/FBD/LRR-repeat protein At3g14710-like isoform X1 yields MESANHFERKLSQIMDSGSSTHENDPVKRQKENNEGEDRISKLPDCIISRTTKEAVRTSVLSKEWINNWRSITSLHLDDIDMVYGRTKHIEHECFERFMYRSLLLTNSRLDNFSLSIHDHHDMFNLNEWIYGALRKFPKKLCIKSQRKLSFAFSTAHSLFTSQSLQELEIYMSYCYANITVPRSRVHLGQLKFLTLHEVKFSCSDKDPELSLPLLQKIKTVNCIWLGVRCVTFNVPLLETIDITQHTNSSWLEGNCKIKFRALHLKEFCLCDYGYLSSYLTMIDPSSAQNASATLILPPYERGVSSTVEHGALELLKQFSQVRYLKFGGPDVLAQEVILLPEFGMLRHLELDSVTGEFLLALLLKTPILNTLVVERLKSEYYKALLKSAVVPDCLRHTLQVVNFRDVCGDKHELHFAKFFMEKGSVLKRMSFSLSHLFVKSEAIEELEQKLSGLKKCLTSTIVEVLKEDYYNSW; encoded by the exons ATGGAATCTGCAAATCATTTTGAAAG AAAGTTATCACAAATCATGGATAGTGGCTCTAGCACGCATGAGAATGACCCTGTAAAGAGGCAAAAAGAGAACAATGAAGGAGAAGACAGAATTAGCAAGCTACCTGACTGTATTATAAGTAGGACAACCAAAGAGGCAGTTCGAACAAGTGTGCTGTCAAAGGAATGGATAAACAATTGGAGATCAATCACTAGTTTGCATTTAGATGACATTGACATGGTTTATGGCAGAACCAAGCATATTGAACATGAATGCTTTGAAAGATTTATGTATAGATCACTTCTGCTTACCAACTCAAGATTGGACAACTTCTCCCTCTCTATCCATGACCACCATGATATGTTTAACCTTAATGAATGGATTTATGGCGCGTTGCGTAAGTTTCCGAAAAAGCTCTGTATTAAGTCACAGAGGAAACTCTCCTTTGCGTTTTCCACCGCTCATTCCCTCTTCACTTCTCAGAGTTTACAAGAATTAGAGATATATATGAGTTATTGTTATGCTAATATCACAGTTCCCAGAAGCCGTGTTCATTTGGGACAGCTCAAATTTCTGACTTTGCATGAAGTTAAATTTAGTTGCTCTGATAAGGATCCAGAGCTTAGCCTTCCGTTGCTTCAAAAGATCAAGACAGTAAACTGCATTTGGTTAGGTGTGAGGTGTGTCACTTTCAATGTTCCTCTGCTTGAAACTATTGACATAACACAACACACTAACAGTTCTTGGCTAGAAGGGAATTGTAAGATCAAGTTTCGTGCGTTGCACTTGAAAGAATTTTGTTTATGCGACTATGGTTACCTTTCAAGCTACCTTACCATGATAGATCCATCATCTGCTCAGAATGCTTCTGCTACTCTAATTTTGCCTCCATATGAGAGAGGAGTTTCTTCGACAGTGGAACACGGTGCTCTTGAGCTTCTCAAGCAATTTAGTCAAGTTAGATACCTCAAATTTGGTGGTCCCGAT GTTTTGGCACAAGAAGTGATTCTTCTACCTGAATTTGGAATGCTACGCCATCTTGAACTTGATTCAGTTACTGGTGAATTTTTGTTAGCTTTACTTTTAAAGACTCCAATTCTCAACACACTAGTTGTCGAG AGACTAAAATCTGAATATTACAAAGCACTTTTGAAATCTGCTGTTGTGCCTGATTGTTTGAGACATACTCTCCAAGTGGTGAATTTCAGAGATGTTTGTGGAGATAAGCATGAGTTGCATTTTGCTAAATTTTTTATGGAAAAGGGTTCAGTGCTGAAGAGGATGAGTTTCTCCCTTTCTCATTTGTTTGTCAAGTCAGAGGCCATTGAAGAACTTGAACAGAAACTGTCTGGACTCAAGAAATGTTTGACTTCTACTATTGTTGAGGTTTTGAAGGAAGATTATTACAACTCCTGGTGA